Proteins encoded in a region of the Diospyros lotus cultivar Yz01 chromosome 9, ASM1463336v1, whole genome shotgun sequence genome:
- the LOC127809117 gene encoding uncharacterized protein LOC127809117 isoform X1, with product MQGKETAKDEEAIPMTGAMHVTPMSFRLDESHLIHTVETDESLELELEVAKSMRKEEIEEAAKSIRKKEIKEVAKSMRKKEIDAAVAKLSLEERKCGWIEQPKKRSNGKTTDKYYYHIETGEMCRSLIEVYNFIKEGIPIRSMKKFKSTLEEASSVKKKRGASLLKKIVAGSYDLVTKSICLDQGFKASSEGMSADVVMKPPDVVPGQNDPAAVNEAADVLAENAQVVPYIIYEFL from the exons ATGCAAGGGAAAGAGACGGCTAAAGATGAAGAGGCAATACCTATGACAGGGGCAATGCATGTGACTCCTATGTCCTTCAGACTCGATGAAAGCCATCTCATACACACTGTGGAGACTGATGAG aGCCTCGAGTTAGAACTGGAAGTGGCAAAGTCTAtgagaaaagaagagattgaGGAAGCGGCAAAGTctataagaaaaaaagagatcAAGGAAGTGGCAAAGTCTATGAGAAAAAAAGAGATCGACGCTGCTGTTGCGAAG TTATCCTTGGAGGAGAGGAAGTGTGGGTGGATCGAACAACCAAAAAAACGCAGTAACGGAAAAACAACTGACAAA TACTATTATCATATAGAAACAGGAGAGATGTGCAGATCTCTTATTGAGGTGTACAACTTCATTAAGGAGGGCATTCCTATTCGGTCGATGAAGAAATTCAAAAGCACACTTGAAGAAGCTTCTAGT gttaagaagaaaagaggagCATCGCTTTTGAAGAAAATTGTAGCAGGCTCCTATGATTTGGTGACAAAATCAATTTGTCTAGACCAAGGGTTTAAGGCTTCAAGTG AAGGCATGTCTGCTGATGTGGTTATGAAACCTCCAGATGTTGTTCCAGGCCAAAATGACCCAG CAGCAGTTAACGAAGCTGCAGATGTTTTAGCTGAGAATGCCCAAGTGGTGCCGTACATCATATATGAGTTTCTTTGA
- the LOC127809250 gene encoding uncharacterized protein LOC127809250 — protein MKKGSSSSSSAYSFAKRIISVLSSVARAKSMAIRNKANALKARAFVLSLLKNRKFSLPSFSHKIQAILGHQHGAGSHGGGDEEEEEEYDESKAIVLHNAAASSSHSQLVHDQDAGGDDRDYQYYYYEDEEEEDKYPDLRHSLFEEEEEDELDLGGPNASVIDLVRNAREGGEEFKLEDEINHVADLFIMKFHKRMRLQKLESFKRLQEMLQRSL, from the coding sequence ATGAAGAAGGGCTCCTCAAGTAGCAGCAGTGCTTATAGTTTCGCGAAACGCATCATATCCGTGTTATCCTCCGTCGCCAGAGCCAAATCTATGGCCATCCGAAACAAGGCCAACGCCCTCAAAGCTCGAGCCTTCGTCCTCTCCCTGCTCAAGAACCGAAAGTTCTCGCTGCCTTCATTCTCCCACAAGATTCAGGCCATTCTGGGCCACCAACACGGCGCAGGCAGCCACGGCGGCGGcgacgaggaggaggaggaggagtacGACGAAAGCAAGGCGATCGTACTCCACAATGCCGCCGCGAGTTCCAGCCACTCCCAGCTGGTTCATGATCAGGATGCCGGCGGCGATGATCGTGATTATCAGTACTACTACTACgaggatgaggaggaggaggacaaGTATCCGGATCTAAGGCACTCGCTGTtcgaagaagaggaggaggacgAGCTGGACTTGGGGGGCCCGAACGCGTCGGTGATCGATCTGGTGAGGAATGCGAGGGAAGGAGGAGAGGAATTCAAGCTGGAAGACGAGATCAATCACGTGGCGGACCTCTTCATCATGAAGTTCCACAAGCGGATGCGCTTGCAGAAACTGGAGTCCTTCAAGAGGCTCCAGGAGATGCTCCAGCGCAGCCTTTGA
- the LOC127809117 gene encoding uncharacterized protein LOC127809117 isoform X2, with product MQGKETAKDEEAIPMTGAMHVTPMSFRLDESHLIHTVETDESLELELEVAKSMRKEEIEEAAKSIRKKEIKEVAKSMRKKEIDAAVAKLSLEERKCGWIEQPKKRSNGKTTDKYYYHIETGEMCRSLIEVYNFIKEGIPIRSMKKFKSTLEEASSVKKKRGASLLKKIVAGSYDLVTKSICLDQGFKASSEGMSADVVMKPPDVVPGQNDPAVNEAADVLAENAQVVPYIIYEFL from the exons ATGCAAGGGAAAGAGACGGCTAAAGATGAAGAGGCAATACCTATGACAGGGGCAATGCATGTGACTCCTATGTCCTTCAGACTCGATGAAAGCCATCTCATACACACTGTGGAGACTGATGAG aGCCTCGAGTTAGAACTGGAAGTGGCAAAGTCTAtgagaaaagaagagattgaGGAAGCGGCAAAGTctataagaaaaaaagagatcAAGGAAGTGGCAAAGTCTATGAGAAAAAAAGAGATCGACGCTGCTGTTGCGAAG TTATCCTTGGAGGAGAGGAAGTGTGGGTGGATCGAACAACCAAAAAAACGCAGTAACGGAAAAACAACTGACAAA TACTATTATCATATAGAAACAGGAGAGATGTGCAGATCTCTTATTGAGGTGTACAACTTCATTAAGGAGGGCATTCCTATTCGGTCGATGAAGAAATTCAAAAGCACACTTGAAGAAGCTTCTAGT gttaagaagaaaagaggagCATCGCTTTTGAAGAAAATTGTAGCAGGCTCCTATGATTTGGTGACAAAATCAATTTGTCTAGACCAAGGGTTTAAGGCTTCAAGTG AAGGCATGTCTGCTGATGTGGTTATGAAACCTCCAGATGTTGTTCCAGGCCAAAATGACCCAG CAGTTAACGAAGCTGCAGATGTTTTAGCTGAGAATGCCCAAGTGGTGCCGTACATCATATATGAGTTTCTTTGA